GTAACGTATGATGAAGTGATCTACCTGACGCCGGATGGCAAACCATTCAACCAGCGCATGGCCAACGGGCTTTCCCTGAAAGGGAACCTGCTGCTCATCTGCGGACATTATAAAGGCATAGATGAAAGGGTACGGGAGCATTTTGTGACACTGGAGGTATCCATCGGGGATTTTGTACTCTCCGGGGGAGAACTGGCCGCCGCTGTAATGGTAGATGCCATAGGGCGTTTGCTGCCGGGTGTGCTGAATGACGAAACCTCCGCTTTGTTCGATTCTTTCCAGGATAACCTGCTGGCACCCCCTGTTTATACCAGGCCGGAGGAGTTCAGGGGCTGGAAAGTGCCTGCCATCCTGTTAAGCGGGGATCACCGTAAAGTGGATGAATGGCGCCATGAGGAAGCCCTCAGGAGAACAAAAGAGCGCCGGCCGGACATCTTAAGCCATGATTAGCAACTAATTTTTTTAAAAAGCAGGAAAAGGTCTTGGTATTTGGATATAGTTCCTTACCTTTGCCGTCCTATAAATTATTGAAAGATGAACGCGATTTCTTTTGTTCACGAGCAGTTGACTGCTGCCAAACAATTTCCGAAATTCAAAGCCGGTGACAATGTTACCGTTAACTATAAGATTCAAGAAGGTAACAAGGAGCGTATCCAGTCCTTCAAAGGTGATGTTGTAAAGGTTCAGGGTACTGGGTTTA
This DNA window, taken from Chitinophaga niabensis, encodes the following:
- the trmD gene encoding tRNA (guanosine(37)-N1)-methyltransferase TrmD; the protein is MRIDIITVLPELLESPFAHSIMKRARNKGLLEVNVHHLRQYSTLRQNQVDDYQFGGGAGMVMMIEPLVNAIESLQKEVTYDEVIYLTPDGKPFNQRMANGLSLKGNLLLICGHYKGIDERVREHFVTLEVSIGDFVLSGGELAAAVMVDAIGRLLPGVLNDETSALFDSFQDNLLAPPVYTRPEEFRGWKVPAILLSGDHRKVDEWRHEEALRRTKERRPDILSHD